A genomic stretch from Nocardia wallacei includes:
- a CDS encoding TetR/AcrR family transcriptional regulator, producing the protein MREPGAAAVPPELARLWRLPVPHRQGRPPALDVETVVAAAIELADGQGLAAVTLEKVARALGFTKMALYRHVGSKEHLLELMADRAVGAPPDIHHPPRLWRTALTECALALRDCYTRRGWLLHVPLTGPPRGPHSIAWVDVQLRALRGATLNEATKLGLLMPLDGYVRQACLQEQQMRAGRGERDQAAVEFEYGTTLARLVDPDRYPYAAKLFAAAPFPEPTEPGRDIAAEDFRFGLDVVLDGIAAVLARAQGEGGMIGGANTSSSGVGPV; encoded by the coding sequence ATGAGGGAGCCGGGCGCCGCGGCCGTCCCGCCCGAGTTGGCGCGGCTGTGGCGGCTGCCCGTTCCGCACCGGCAGGGCCGACCGCCCGCGCTGGATGTGGAGACCGTCGTCGCGGCCGCGATCGAGCTCGCGGATGGACAGGGGCTCGCCGCGGTGACGCTCGAAAAGGTCGCGCGGGCACTGGGTTTCACCAAGATGGCGCTCTACCGCCACGTCGGTTCGAAAGAGCACCTGCTGGAGTTGATGGCGGACCGGGCCGTCGGTGCCCCGCCAGACATCCACCATCCGCCCCGCCTGTGGCGGACCGCGCTCACCGAATGCGCGCTCGCCCTGCGCGATTGCTATACCCGCCGGGGCTGGCTGCTGCATGTGCCGCTCACCGGACCGCCACGCGGCCCCCACTCGATCGCCTGGGTCGACGTGCAACTGCGCGCACTGCGCGGCGCGACACTGAACGAGGCCACCAAGCTGGGTCTGCTGATGCCGCTGGACGGTTACGTCCGCCAGGCCTGCCTGCAGGAGCAGCAGATGCGAGCCGGACGCGGCGAACGCGACCAGGCCGCGGTCGAATTCGAGTACGGCACCACCCTGGCTCGGCTGGTCGACCCGGATCGCTACCCGTATGCCGCGAAACTATTTGCCGCAGCACCTTTTCCGGAGCCCACCGAACCGGGCCGGGATATCGCCGCCGAGGATTTCCGGTTCGGGCTCGACGTCGTCCTCGACGGTATCGCGGCGGTACTGGCCCGCGCTCAGGGCGAGGGCGGCATGATCGGCGGCGCGAACACCTCGTCGAGCGGGGTCGGGCCGGTGTAG
- a CDS encoding MarR family winged helix-turn-helix transcriptional regulator yields the protein MSGARSDLTTAVMTLHRETAALYAEIARRFELTSQQTQVLCLLDRHHPSFGELATLLGCDKTNVTGVVDRLQRRGLLAREPDARDRRITRIVLTPAGAELRGEVREAMSAAIAERFPALVAADRNRFAPLADLLGG from the coding sequence GTGAGCGGCGCGAGATCCGATCTGACGACGGCGGTGATGACACTGCACCGCGAGACGGCGGCGCTGTACGCCGAGATCGCGCGCCGGTTCGAACTCACCAGCCAGCAGACTCAGGTGCTCTGCTTGCTGGACCGGCATCATCCCTCGTTCGGCGAGCTGGCGACGCTGCTCGGCTGCGACAAGACGAACGTGACCGGCGTGGTCGACCGCCTGCAGCGGCGCGGCCTGCTCGCACGCGAACCCGACGCGCGGGATCGGCGGATCACCCGGATCGTGCTGACCCCCGCGGGCGCCGAGCTGCGTGGCGAGGTGCGTGAGGCGATGTCGGCGGCAATCGCGGAGCGTTTTCCGGCGCTGGTCGCCGCGGACCGCAACCGGTTCGCGCCCCTGGCCGATCTGCTGGGCGGCTGA
- a CDS encoding SDR family oxidoreductase, whose translation MTVALVTGGSRGIGRAISRRLAADGADVVVNYRENAAAAAEVVTEVTAAGGRAVAAPGDAADPGQLRRLFDTAEDRFGGLDVLVANAGIARFAPLADAPDADFDLLFTVNTRGTFLAMREAARRLRDGGRVVVISSGTTVTARPGAALYSASKAATEQLVRIAAVELGERGITVNSVLPGATRTDALVATIDDARLAHLAAQTPLRRIGEPADIAAVVSFLASPDGGWITGQQLHAGGGSF comes from the coding sequence ATGACCGTCGCACTGGTGACCGGTGGCTCGCGTGGAATCGGCCGGGCCATCTCCCGGCGGCTCGCCGCGGACGGCGCGGACGTCGTGGTGAACTATCGCGAGAATGCCGCGGCCGCGGCGGAAGTCGTGACGGAGGTGACGGCCGCGGGCGGGCGGGCGGTGGCCGCGCCGGGCGACGCGGCCGACCCCGGGCAACTGCGACGGCTGTTCGACACCGCCGAGGACCGTTTCGGCGGGCTGGACGTGCTGGTGGCCAATGCCGGAATCGCGCGATTCGCTCCGCTCGCCGACGCGCCCGACGCGGACTTTGATCTACTGTTCACCGTCAACACGCGCGGCACGTTCCTGGCGATGCGCGAGGCCGCCCGCCGGCTCCGCGACGGCGGCCGGGTGGTGGTGATCTCCAGCGGCACGACGGTCACCGCCCGGCCCGGCGCCGCGCTGTATTCGGCGAGCAAGGCGGCGACCGAACAGCTGGTCCGCATCGCCGCCGTCGAGCTCGGCGAGCGCGGCATCACCGTCAACAGCGTCCTGCCCGGCGCCACCCGCACCGACGCCCTGGTCGCCACTATCGACGACGCCCGGCTCGCGCACCTGGCCGCCCAGACCCCGCTGCGGCGCATCGGCGAACCCGCCGACATTGCCGCCGTCGTCTCCTTCCTCGCCTCCCCCGACGGCGGCTGGATCACCGGCCAGCAACTACACGCAGGCGGCGGATCGTTCTGA